Genomic DNA from Bacterioplanes sanyensis:
TTTCGCCGTAGCGCATGTCTTGAGTTTTGATGAACTGGCTGTTGAAGGTACGCGGGAAGTCGTGGCGCTGCTCAACGCTCAGTGTCTCGGCGCTTTGGTCGATGGTGCCCAGGTAATTGGCGATCATGCCGTCGTAGGCGGCGGTGTGCTCAAATGCCTTCAGCGCCAAATCGAAGCGTGTTTTGTCTGCCAAGCCTTGTTGTTCGCGCAGCTCGGCCAGTACTCGAGCGTAGTCGTTGCTGTTCACGACGATACCGACATGCGCATGGTTCTTGGCCGCGGAGCGCACCATGGTGGGACCGCCGATATCGATGTTTTCAATCGCCATGGGCAGATCGCAATCGTCTCGCGCTACCGTGGCAGCGAAGGGGTAAAGGTTCACCACCACCAGATCGATTGGATTGATGCCGTGTTCATTCATTACCGCATCGTCCTGGCCGCGACGGCCCAATACGCCCCCGTGGATTTTCGGGTGCAAGGTTTTTACGCGGCCATCCATCATTTCCGGAAAGCCGGTGTAATCCGACACTTCTACTGCGGGGACTTGGTTGTCCAGTAGCAGTTTGTAGGTGCCGCCGGTGGAGAGGATTTCGACACCGAGTTGCTGCAAGGCTTGGGCAAATTCAACGATGCCGGTTTTGTCGGAGACGCTGATCAAAGCGCGACGAACGGGAGTCAATGTGGTCATCTTGGTCATTCGGTCAGTTTTTGAAGGCTAAAAACGAAAAAGCGGCCAGTGGCCGCTTGAAAGGGATCAGTGCTTACAGCATTCCATATTGCTTCAGCTTTTTACGCAGCGTACCGCGATTCAGCCCCAGCACCACAGAGGCCTTGGTCTGATTGTCGCGGGTGTACTTCATCACCGTTTCCAACAGTGGCGCTTCCACTTCAGACAGCACCATGTCGTACAAGTCGACAACGGGCTGGCCATCTAAGTGGTCAAAGTAGTTCTGCAGAGCTTTTTCTACGCTATCGCGTAGGGTGTGAGTCGGCTCCAGCGGAGCACGCAGATGATTTTTCATATCTGCCGAGTCGGTCACGGTGTCAACCTTCCTTTCAATAGATTCGGTGTTCATGCTGCCATCCCCTTTCGTCTTACTGTATCCCTGAAAAATTCTGCCACCGCCGCTAGCTGTTGCTGTTGCTGCTCCAACTGATTGAAGGTTTTGCGAAAAGCACTGCCTTCATCGTGCTGTTGCAAGTACCAGCCGACGTGTTTGCGAGCGATTCGAACGCCTAGATAGTCGCCGTAAAAGTCATACAGGGCGTCCATATGGGCAGTCAGAATACGCTCTACCTCGGCCAGTTCCGGTGCTGGCAACAACTCGCCCGTGCGCAAATAGTGGACGACTTCGCGGAAAATCCACGGACGCCCTTGTGCCGCACGGCCAATGAGTACGCCATCGGCGCCAGTGTAGTTCATCACCTCAGCCGCTTTGCGCGCATCGGTGATGTCGCCGTTGGCAAATACCGGAATGTCCACCGCCTGTTTAACCTGGCGGATGGTGTCGTACTCAACGGTGTTTTTGTAGCCGCAAGCCCGTGTCCGGCCATGTACCGCCAAAGACACAATGCCCGCCGCCTGCGCCAGCTCTGCCACCCGTGGTGCGTTACGCAACTCGGGCGACCAGCCAGTGCGAATCTTCAGCGTTACTGGTACATCGACCGCTTCAACCACGGCCTGCAATATATCCTTAACCAGCGTTTCATCTTTTAGTAATGCCGAGCCGGCAGCCTTGTTACAGACTTTTTTGGCTGGGCAGCCCATGTTGATGTCGATAATCTGGGCGCCATTGCTGGCATTGAAACGTGCCGCATTGGCCAGCATGTCTGGGTCACCACCAACAATCTGAACCGCAATGGGCTCGGGTTCGCCGGTGTGATCCAGGCGCAGCTGAGATTTGCGCGTATTGCGCAAACTTGGGTCCGCAGACACCATTTCACCG
This window encodes:
- the dusB gene encoding tRNA dihydrouridine synthase DusB, giving the protein MPNIGPYTLPNPVILAPMAGVTDRPFRQLCRNLGAGLVVGEMVSADPSLRNTRKSQLRLDHTGEPEPIAVQIVGGDPDMLANAARFNASNGAQIIDINMGCPAKKVCNKAAGSALLKDETLVKDILQAVVEAVDVPVTLKIRTGWSPELRNAPRVAELAQAAGIVSLAVHGRTRACGYKNTVEYDTIRQVKQAVDIPVFANGDITDARKAAEVMNYTGADGVLIGRAAQGRPWIFREVVHYLRTGELLPAPELAEVERILTAHMDALYDFYGDYLGVRIARKHVGWYLQQHDEGSAFRKTFNQLEQQQQQLAAVAEFFRDTVRRKGMAA
- the fis gene encoding DNA-binding transcriptional regulator Fis: MNTESIERKVDTVTDSADMKNHLRAPLEPTHTLRDSVEKALQNYFDHLDGQPVVDLYDMVLSEVEAPLLETVMKYTRDNQTKASVVLGLNRGTLRKKLKQYGML